One window of the Hemitrygon akajei chromosome 5, sHemAka1.3, whole genome shotgun sequence genome contains the following:
- the tent5c gene encoding terminal nucleotidyltransferase 5C codes for MAESKATSVLSWDQISSLNDVLTEVVLIHGRGNFPTLEVRLKDVVKTVRNRLLESGIPVRDVRLNGSAASHVLVKDNGLNYKDLDLIFGVNLPGELEFQMVKDVVLGCLLEFLPEGVNKERITPLTLKEAYVQKMVKVCTDTDRWSLISLCNNNGKNIELKFVDSLRRQFEFSVDSFQIILDSLLFYYDYSDTPMSEHFHPTVIGESVYGDFEEALGHLRNTLIATKTPEEIRGGGLLKYCNLLVREFKPASEEVIKSLERYMCSRFFIDFPDISEQQRKLEVYLQNHFIGEERSKYDYLMILRNVVNESTVCLMGHERRQTLNLISLLALRVLAEQNIIPSVTNVTCYYQPAPYVSDANFSNYYVAHSTTSYQQSYPTWLPCN; via the coding sequence ATGGCAGAAAGTAAAGCCACTAGTGTATTGAGCTGGGATCAGATCAGCAGTTTGAATGATGTCCTTACTGAGGTGGTACTTATTCATGGCCGTGGGAATTTTCCAACATTAGAAGTCAGGCTGAAAGATGTGGTTAAGACTGTGAGAAACAGGCTTTTGGAAAGTGGGATTCCAGTTCGTGACGTCCGTCTTAATGGGTCAGCAGCTAGccatgtcctagtaaaggataaTGGCTTAAACTACAAAGATTTGGACTTGATTTTTGGGGTTAATCTACCAGGAGAACTCGAATTCCAGATGGTAAAAGATGTGGTCTTGGGTTGCCTGTTGGAATTTCTTCCAGAAGGTGTCAATAAGGAACGAATCACACCGCTTACACTCAAGGAGGCTTACGTGCAAAAAATGGTAAAAGTTTGCACAGATACAGACCGTTGGAGCTTAATCTCCCTCTGCAACAATAATGGAAAGAATATAGAGTTGAAATTTGTGGATTCCCTCCGTCGCCAGTTTGAGTTCAGTGTTGACTCTTTCCAGATCATCTTGGATTCCCTTCTGTTTTACTATGACTATTCTGACACCCCAATGAGTGAGCACTTTCACCCAACAGTGATTGGAGAGAGTGTATATGGGGACTTTGAAGAAGCATTAGGTCACCTCAGGAATACACTAATTGCAACCAAGACTCCAGAggagatcagaggaggaggaCTGCTGAAATATTGTAATCTACTGGTGAGAGAGTTCAAACCAGCCAGTGAAGAGGTGATCAAATCCTTGGAGCGATACATGTGTTCTCGCTTCTTTATTGATTTCCCGGACATTAGTGAACAACAAAGAAAACTGGAAGTGTATCTCCAGAACCACTTCATCGGAGAGGAGAGAAGCAAATATGACTACTTGATGATCTTGAGAAATGTTGTGAATGAGAGCACTGTCTGTCTGATGGGACACGAAAGGCGCCAGACTCTCAACCTAATCAGCCTTTTGGCTCTCAGGGTGCTGGCAGAGCAGAACATCATCCCCAGTGTTACCAACGTAACTTGCTATTACCAGCCTGCTCCATATGTCAGTGATGCCAACTTTAGCAACTACTATGTAGCACACAGTACCACCTCATACCAACAGTCATACCCTACTTGGCTTCCATGCAACTAG